A genomic window from Paenibacillus sp. FSL K6-0276 includes:
- a CDS encoding methyltransferase domain-containing protein encodes MSSYGKFAYVYDELMADMPYPDWISFAETAWSKYGKPVTVAELGCGTGSITIPLAGSGYHMTGIDLSSDMLSVAQRKMEEHPQGRRFLREGSVRWIRQNMKEWELPELVDSVISFCDCLNYVLEEDDIRAVFASTFAGLKQGGTFLFDVHHPNTLIRYEEEQPFILDEPSVSYIWTCEMDVPRREIEHHLSIFAREEGRSDVYRRFEETHIQRAYDPEWIKEELLKAGFSDVKTYADFEWIEADDDAERLFYIAIK; translated from the coding sequence GTGTCTTCCTATGGGAAATTTGCTTATGTATACGATGAGCTCATGGCAGATATGCCGTATCCTGACTGGATATCCTTTGCCGAAACAGCTTGGAGCAAATACGGTAAGCCTGTAACCGTAGCCGAGCTTGGCTGCGGCACAGGGAGTATCACCATTCCTTTGGCGGGTTCAGGGTATCATATGACCGGAATCGATCTATCTTCAGATATGCTCTCAGTGGCACAGCGCAAAATGGAGGAGCATCCCCAGGGACGGCGCTTTTTGCGCGAAGGTAGTGTTCGTTGGATAAGACAAAACATGAAGGAATGGGAGCTTCCAGAGCTTGTGGATTCTGTGATTTCTTTCTGTGATTGTCTGAATTATGTGCTGGAAGAAGACGATATCAGAGCTGTCTTTGCTAGTACCTTTGCAGGACTGAAGCAAGGCGGCACTTTTCTGTTCGATGTGCATCATCCAAACACACTGATCCGTTATGAAGAAGAGCAGCCCTTTATTCTGGACGAACCGTCGGTGTCCTATATTTGGACTTGTGAGATGGATGTTCCACGCCGCGAAATTGAACATCATCTGTCCATTTTTGCACGCGAAGAGGGACGGAGTGATGTATATCGCCGTTTCGAAGAGACGCATATTCAGCGTGCCTACGATCCCGAATGGATAAAGGAAGAACTGCTTAAGGCTGGCTTTAGTGATGTGAAGACTTACGCAGATTTCGAGTGGATAGAAGCAGATGATGATGCTGAGCGTTTATTTTATATAGCTATAAAATAA
- a CDS encoding winged helix-turn-helix transcriptional regulator, with translation MIYIKDLMSGLEIFKALSSEIRILILELLATNQALNLNEIAKKLNLSNGAITMHIKKLEESGLIEINTSVGKHGIQKVCYLNKDKLIVDLRSKDVDNLYEVEIQVGHYSNYQAVPTCGLATKDSIIGDFDEPRYFADPQRIESEIIWMAEGFLEYRIPNYLKANQTFREIQFSMEIGSEAPGSNDNYPSDLYFYLNGIEIGFWTSPGDFGDTRGTFNPDWWPPHLNQYGMLKLIRINNEGSFIDGCRISDVTLDDIHLDYKSELTFRIAVTDKPVNKRGLTIYGKHFGNYSQDLLARVLYDVHEVEIGVSRTAVTISE, from the coding sequence ATGATCTATATTAAAGATTTAATGAGTGGACTTGAAATTTTCAAAGCTCTTAGCTCTGAAATCAGAATCCTCATACTCGAACTTTTAGCTACCAATCAAGCACTGAACCTGAATGAAATAGCCAAGAAGCTGAACCTCAGCAACGGCGCGATCACAATGCACATTAAAAAGTTAGAAGAAAGCGGTCTCATCGAGATAAACACATCAGTAGGCAAACACGGTATTCAGAAGGTCTGCTATTTAAATAAGGACAAGCTTATTGTTGATCTTCGCAGCAAAGATGTTGATAATCTCTACGAAGTAGAAATTCAAGTAGGACATTACAGCAACTATCAGGCTGTTCCGACCTGTGGACTTGCTACCAAAGACAGCATTATCGGTGACTTCGACGAACCCCGTTATTTCGCAGATCCTCAGCGGATTGAATCTGAGATCATTTGGATGGCTGAAGGGTTTCTCGAGTATAGAATTCCGAACTATCTAAAAGCCAATCAAACGTTCCGTGAAATTCAGTTCTCGATGGAAATTGGATCTGAAGCTCCTGGATCTAATGATAACTATCCATCCGACCTTTATTTCTACTTGAATGGAATTGAAATCGGCTTCTGGACTAGCCCTGGTGATTTCGGAGACACCCGAGGAACGTTTAATCCAGACTGGTGGCCTCCACATTTAAATCAATACGGCATGCTCAAACTGATCCGTATTAATAATGAAGGTAGCTTCATTGACGGCTGCCGAATTTCTGACGTGACCCTGGATGACATCCACTTGGATTACAAGAGCGAACTCACTTTCCGTATAGCAGTAACGGACAAACCCGTAAACAAACGTGGACTTACCATTTACGGTAAACATTTCGGCAATTATAGCCAGGATCTACTCGCACGTGTTCTATATGATGTACATGAAGTAGAAATTGGCGTCTCTCGTACTGCTGTTACCATATCAGAATAA
- a CDS encoding YhgE/Pip domain-containing protein: MGGILRIYRNDWRNVFKVPVAVFLIAALVVLPSVYDWFNVAAVWDPYSNTSGIKVAVTSLDEGTTVKDKSFNIGNDVMESLRNNKNLGWTFVDAEAAHNGVKRGDYYASIVIPADFSKRMTGILEGRIVKPEIEYTVNEKINAIAPKITGKGASSITTQISENFTKTISETVFTTLKQIDKKFQSELPIIRKVEQGLFKLEASLPKIEKAGKHVLQIEKNWPQIHASAERISKLENKLPEVEKVGSDLEKIAEHWPQIANATDHLVGLQDMLPKIEQAAQLIVQLDNHFGEVKQIMDKASGGLSEANKVVNAALTALPKADKIAAAGNDFVLELQQFLEKSNAAFEAVPAALKQNIYLLQKTENSVVRLAEQLQGKDIDPQAVREQLESVSAQLVSGSSVIDHTLSLLSAMNTFSPGTVPNAEISTLKDVNNALSRQTTLVNSLATDLQNDGQPDPSNVKQLSLKSDEGNVAIAKLISEYETATIPAVKNTLEKISTAAMTTATSLEQVPDRLTALGNLLEETMAAIEFGQQSLATLQQDLPAIREAVHTAASGVADKTQSFGAFIRDTLPLIQSSLPAAGEKIQQAANFVRQDLPAVEERVHQISNLIRTGLPRADKGVAVAADLVRNDLPILEDSIRKAASTIRQIKDEVNLGEIAELLGGDIKSKSDFLANPVVLKENQLYPIPNYGSAMTPFYVVLSLWVGGTLLISLLRTGVDTEGIEYKRYQLYFGRLLTFLTVGILQALVAVLGNIFILKCYVVDKVWFVLFAVLISIVFVTIVFTLVSVFGNVGKGIAIVFMVLQFSSSGGTFPISTTARFFQILNPFMPFTYAINLMRESVGGILPEVAIRDCFYLILFGVIALLLALTLKKPLERYIDKAAEQAEESKLIS, translated from the coding sequence ATGGGTGGAATATTACGGATTTATAGGAACGATTGGCGTAACGTATTCAAGGTTCCTGTGGCCGTGTTCCTGATCGCTGCTTTGGTGGTATTACCCTCTGTTTATGATTGGTTTAATGTTGCGGCGGTTTGGGACCCATACAGTAATACCTCGGGTATTAAAGTTGCTGTAACCAGTCTGGATGAAGGTACCACTGTGAAGGACAAGAGTTTCAACATCGGCAATGACGTCATGGAAAGTCTTCGGAATAATAAAAACTTAGGCTGGACCTTCGTAGATGCAGAAGCTGCGCACAATGGTGTGAAACGTGGAGACTACTATGCCAGTATTGTTATCCCTGCTGATTTCTCAAAGAGAATGACAGGAATCCTTGAAGGCAGGATCGTGAAACCGGAGATCGAATATACCGTCAATGAGAAGATAAATGCTATTGCTCCTAAAATCACAGGAAAAGGCGCCTCTTCAATCACTACACAGATCAGTGAGAATTTTACGAAAACGATTAGTGAGACGGTATTTACTACTTTAAAACAAATCGATAAAAAATTTCAATCCGAACTGCCTATTATTCGCAAGGTAGAACAAGGGTTATTTAAATTAGAGGCAAGTTTACCTAAGATCGAAAAGGCAGGCAAACATGTATTGCAAATTGAGAAGAATTGGCCGCAAATTCATGCATCGGCAGAGCGGATTTCTAAGCTGGAGAACAAGCTGCCTGAGGTTGAGAAGGTGGGTTCGGATTTAGAAAAAATAGCTGAGCATTGGCCTCAAATTGCCAATGCTACAGATCATTTAGTTGGGCTACAGGATATGCTGCCCAAGATTGAACAAGCAGCACAGCTAATCGTTCAACTCGATAATCATTTTGGAGAAGTTAAACAAATCATGGACAAGGCGTCTGGAGGTCTTTCGGAAGCGAATAAGGTTGTTAACGCTGCCCTAACTGCGCTACCTAAGGCCGACAAGATTGCAGCTGCTGGAAATGATTTTGTTCTGGAGCTTCAGCAGTTCTTAGAGAAGAGTAATGCTGCATTTGAAGCGGTACCTGCCGCCCTCAAACAAAATATATACCTGCTGCAAAAAACGGAGAATTCAGTAGTTCGGCTTGCTGAACAGTTGCAGGGAAAGGATATTGACCCGCAAGCGGTGCGCGAGCAACTTGAGTCAGTATCCGCTCAGCTGGTGTCGGGAAGTAGCGTGATTGATCATACGCTTTCTTTGTTATCGGCAATGAATACATTCTCGCCAGGAACAGTGCCTAATGCTGAGATTAGCACCTTGAAGGATGTAAACAATGCCTTGAGCAGACAGACTACCTTGGTAAATTCGTTGGCAACGGATCTACAAAATGATGGTCAGCCTGATCCGAGTAATGTTAAGCAATTGAGTCTTAAATCTGACGAAGGGAATGTAGCCATTGCGAAGCTTATTTCCGAATATGAAACGGCAACTATCCCTGCTGTAAAAAATACATTAGAGAAAATATCCACTGCTGCTATGACTACAGCCACTTCCCTGGAGCAGGTTCCAGATCGTCTAACTGCGCTTGGCAACCTTCTTGAAGAGACCATGGCAGCAATTGAGTTCGGACAACAAAGCTTAGCTACTCTACAGCAGGACTTACCAGCTATTCGTGAAGCGGTACATACAGCTGCTAGTGGCGTCGCAGATAAGACACAGAGCTTTGGTGCTTTTATTCGTGATACGCTTCCACTCATTCAGAGCAGCTTGCCTGCTGCAGGAGAAAAAATACAACAAGCCGCAAATTTCGTCCGTCAGGATCTGCCGGCTGTAGAGGAACGGGTTCATCAGATTTCTAATCTGATCCGTACAGGGCTTCCCCGTGCGGATAAGGGCGTAGCGGTTGCAGCGGATTTGGTGCGAAATGATCTTCCGATACTGGAAGACTCGATTCGTAAAGCAGCGTCCACCATTCGCCAGATCAAAGATGAGGTAAATCTGGGGGAGATTGCTGAGCTGCTCGGAGGGGATATTAAGAGCAAAAGTGATTTTTTGGCCAATCCGGTGGTGTTAAAGGAAAATCAATTATATCCTATTCCGAATTATGGTTCGGCGATGACTCCTTTTTATGTCGTACTCTCCTTATGGGTGGGCGGCACACTCCTTATCTCACTCCTCCGTACGGGTGTGGATACTGAAGGTATAGAGTACAAGAGGTATCAATTGTATTTTGGACGCCTGCTGACGTTTCTTACCGTTGGGATTCTTCAAGCACTGGTGGCTGTACTCGGTAATATCTTTATTCTGAAATGTTATGTAGTGGACAAGGTGTGGTTTGTTCTTTTTGCAGTATTGATCAGCATTGTGTTCGTGACGATTGTATTTACGCTTGTGTCTGTATTCGGCAACGTTGGAAAGGGGATAGCGATCGTATTCATGGTGCTTCAATTCTCAAGCTCTGGCGGTACGTTTCCAATCAGTACAACAGCACGTTTCTTTCAAATATTAAATCCGTTTATGCCATTTACCTATGCGATTAATCTGATGAGGGAGTCGGTAGGGGGGATTCTGCCGGAAGTGGCGATTCGCGATTGTTTTTATTTGATCCTATTCGGTGTAATAGCACTCTTACTGGCGTTAACTCTCAAGAAGCCGCTGGAGCGTTATATCGATAAGGCGGCTGAACAAGCCGAAGAATCCAAATTGATTTCCTGA
- a CDS encoding GDSL-type esterase/lipase family protein: protein MLEETQEVLPQTKQILCEPFILNTGAPAEQWGEWEVGITHYQGVVKQLAEEFNAVFVPLQEAFDTATRRADAAYWLWDGVHPTAAGHDLIAREWLKVVEKSGLLSN, encoded by the coding sequence GTGCTTGAAGAAACACAAGAAGTTCTTCCGCAAACGAAGCAGATTTTGTGTGAACCTTTTATTCTAAATACCGGAGCTCCAGCAGAACAATGGGGCGAATGGGAAGTCGGGATTACGCATTATCAGGGCGTTGTTAAGCAGCTTGCAGAGGAATTCAATGCTGTGTTTGTTCCTTTACAGGAAGCTTTCGATACAGCTACTCGTAGAGCAGATGCAGCCTACTGGCTTTGGGATGGCGTTCACCCGACAGCAGCCGGGCATGATCTGATTGCTAGGGAGTGGCTGAAGGTCGTAGAGAAGAGCGGTCTTTTAAGCAATTAA
- a CDS encoding DeoR/GlpR family DNA-binding transcription regulator yields MKAFERRDLIINELYRQKKVHVAQLAQKFNVSEETIRRDLDKLDKEGLAKKNYGGAILNAHTNEDPPYVSRHQVNIEAKRTIADHVLQLINDGDSLVTDTSSTVFEALRRIIEEKNNLTIITNSLVVLSEFQHSGQKLISTGGILGPETSSFVGYTASQTIQKYNVDVAIFSCKALSMTGGLSDSNEEESELKLLMQQQANKVVLLADHSKFDRTAFIKLFSFDRVDYIVTDQKPSEEWIEFLNNYHVSLIYAPAE; encoded by the coding sequence ATGAAAGCATTTGAACGGCGGGATCTAATCATTAATGAGCTTTATAGACAAAAGAAAGTCCATGTCGCTCAGCTGGCGCAAAAATTCAATGTCTCAGAAGAGACCATTCGGCGGGATCTGGATAAACTGGACAAGGAAGGACTTGCAAAAAAAAATTACGGTGGAGCGATCCTTAACGCACATACTAATGAGGACCCTCCCTATGTTAGCAGACATCAGGTTAATATTGAGGCCAAACGAACGATAGCCGATCATGTTCTCCAATTAATCAATGATGGGGACAGCTTGGTGACGGATACGAGTTCAACGGTTTTTGAGGCCTTGCGGAGAATTATAGAGGAGAAAAACAATCTGACGATTATTACGAACTCCCTGGTTGTATTATCCGAATTTCAACACTCCGGGCAAAAGCTAATCTCCACTGGTGGAATACTAGGGCCCGAGACTAGCTCCTTTGTTGGGTATACCGCCTCGCAGACCATTCAAAAATACAATGTGGATGTGGCCATATTCAGCTGTAAAGCGTTGTCCATGACTGGTGGGCTCAGCGATTCGAATGAAGAAGAAAGTGAACTAAAGCTTCTCATGCAACAGCAGGCGAATAAAGTTGTTCTGCTCGCAGATCACTCTAAATTCGACAGGACTGCGTTCATCAAATTATTCAGTTTTGATAGAGTGGATTATATCGTTACGGACCAGAAGCCTTCAGAGGAATGGATCGAATTTCTGAATAACTATCATGTATCTCTTATCTATGCACCCGCAGAGTAA
- a CDS encoding L-fucose isomerase, producing MIENYPKIGIRPTIDGRRRGVRESLEAQTMGMAQRVAKFIEENLFYPDGRSVECIIADSTIGGVKEAAAAAQKFAGANVGVSITVTPCWCYGSETMDMDASIPHAVWGFNGTERPGAVYLAAVLSAYAQKGIPAFGIYGEDVQESSSEEIPADVQTKLLQFAKAGLAVAQMRGKSYLSMGSVSMGIAGSIVNEQFFQEYLGMRNEYIDMSEYVRRFEEEIYDKEEFKRALAWTKENCQVGADNNPQHLQISDDEKEKQWETCVKMTLIARDLMIGNPALAELGFEEEANGHNAIVAGFQGQRQWTDHFPNGDFMETILNSSFDWNGKRTPYIVATENDSLNGVTMLFNYLLTNTAQIFADVRTFWSPDAVKRVTGHQLQGEAAHGLLHLINSGSAALDGTGEQTKDGKPAIKPFWEISEDEVEACLSHSQFRPASQEYFRGGGFSTDYLTKGGMPVTMARLNLVKGLGPVLQLVEGHTVELPEDVHHTLDQRTDPTWPTTWFAPKLTNSGSFQSVYDVMNNWGANHGAISYGHIGADLITLASILRIPVSMHNVEESRIFRPRVWSLFGTEDLEGADYRACQNFGPLY from the coding sequence GTGATAGAAAACTATCCGAAAATAGGAATCCGCCCGACCATTGATGGCAGAAGAAGAGGGGTTCGCGAATCGCTAGAAGCTCAGACTATGGGTATGGCACAGCGGGTAGCTAAGTTTATTGAAGAGAACTTATTTTATCCGGATGGCCGATCAGTAGAGTGCATCATTGCCGATTCTACGATTGGTGGGGTTAAAGAAGCTGCTGCTGCAGCTCAGAAATTTGCTGGGGCTAATGTAGGCGTATCGATTACCGTGACTCCTTGCTGGTGTTATGGTTCTGAAACGATGGATATGGATGCCTCAATCCCGCATGCGGTTTGGGGATTTAACGGAACGGAACGCCCTGGCGCCGTATACCTAGCTGCTGTTCTCTCTGCTTATGCACAAAAAGGAATTCCGGCGTTTGGCATTTATGGTGAGGATGTTCAGGAGTCTAGCAGTGAGGAGATTCCAGCGGATGTGCAGACTAAATTGCTGCAGTTTGCCAAAGCTGGGTTGGCAGTTGCTCAAATGAGAGGGAAATCCTATTTATCTATGGGATCTGTTTCGATGGGGATTGCTGGATCGATTGTGAATGAACAGTTCTTCCAAGAGTATCTGGGCATGCGCAATGAATATATAGATATGTCTGAATATGTTCGGCGCTTTGAAGAAGAGATTTATGATAAAGAGGAATTTAAACGTGCACTCGCGTGGACCAAAGAAAATTGCCAAGTTGGTGCCGATAATAATCCACAGCATCTGCAAATTAGTGATGATGAGAAAGAGAAGCAGTGGGAGACTTGTGTGAAAATGACATTGATCGCCCGTGATCTGATGATCGGCAATCCTGCTCTCGCTGAGTTAGGCTTTGAGGAAGAAGCCAATGGCCATAATGCGATTGTTGCCGGCTTTCAAGGGCAACGTCAATGGACGGACCATTTCCCTAACGGCGATTTCATGGAGACGATTCTGAATTCCTCTTTTGACTGGAACGGCAAACGTACACCTTATATCGTAGCGACAGAGAATGATAGCCTGAACGGAGTAACGATGCTGTTCAATTATTTGCTTACGAATACTGCACAAATATTTGCGGATGTCCGAACCTTTTGGAGTCCAGATGCAGTTAAGCGAGTAACTGGACATCAATTGCAGGGTGAAGCAGCACACGGATTACTGCATTTGATCAACTCTGGTTCAGCTGCTCTTGATGGTACGGGTGAGCAGACAAAAGACGGTAAACCTGCGATTAAACCTTTTTGGGAAATTTCGGAGGATGAGGTAGAAGCTTGCTTGAGCCATTCACAATTCCGCCCGGCTTCTCAAGAATATTTCCGTGGGGGCGGCTTCTCTACAGATTATTTAACCAAAGGCGGGATGCCAGTTACCATGGCTCGTTTGAACTTGGTTAAAGGACTTGGACCTGTTCTTCAGCTTGTAGAAGGTCACACGGTAGAGCTGCCTGAAGATGTTCACCATACACTGGATCAAAGAACAGACCCGACTTGGCCAACGACCTGGTTTGCGCCTAAGCTAACCAATAGTGGTTCATTCCAATCAGTGTATGATGTCATGAATAATTGGGGTGCAAATCATGGGGCGATTAGTTATGGGCATATTGGTGCGGATTTGATTACGCTGGCGTCTATTCTGCGCATTCCGGTCAGCATGCATAACGTTGAGGAATCACGTATTTTTAGACCTCGGGTGTGGTCGTTATTTGGTACCGAAGATCTGGAGGGAGCAGATTACAGAGCATGTCAGAACTTTGGACCTCTCTACTAA
- a CDS encoding rhamnulokinase family protein → MGDTIKLLAIDLGASSGRVMLGIYDGDRLQMEEIHRFDNTPVQINGHLYWDTLRLFHEMKQGVQKAFRQHGELTSLSVDTWGVDYGFIDKRGMMLYSPHHYRDRRMEAHRLKLEALLSPAEQFRMSGLQPSVINTVYQLFSDFQDNDSLIETADTILMMPDLFHYLFTGIKAAESTIWSTSGLMDAVTGELSPELFSRLGIPSRLVPHQVHAGTVIGSILPVIQEELSVGPMKVIAGASHDTASAVASIPYTRKDEAAFISCGTWSLVGMETPEPVISDKSYEYGFTNERCYGNSNRLLKNTTGLWILQELQRNWATAGEYLSQSEMVELAKTINQAPAIIDPNDQLFSTPGVMMQRIKEYCERTGQQTPNTKAEIIRVILESLALSYCRTIDEMEEITGKTITIIHMVGGGIQNELLCQLTADATGREVVAGPVEASGIGNIIVQLAALGKMEVSEGKEFVARSFTFKTYQPSLVKNYKK, encoded by the coding sequence ATGGGTGATACGATTAAGCTACTAGCCATAGATCTCGGCGCCAGCTCCGGAAGAGTGATGCTGGGGATATATGATGGCGATAGGCTACAAATGGAAGAAATTCATCGGTTTGATAATACGCCGGTACAGATCAACGGGCATTTATATTGGGATACTCTGAGGCTCTTCCACGAAATGAAGCAAGGGGTTCAAAAAGCCTTCAGGCAACATGGAGAATTGACGTCTTTAAGTGTGGATACATGGGGGGTTGACTACGGGTTTATCGATAAAAGAGGAATGATGCTCTATTCCCCACATCATTACAGGGATCGGAGGATGGAGGCTCACCGTCTCAAATTGGAAGCGCTGCTGTCACCGGCAGAGCAATTCCGTATGAGCGGTCTTCAGCCAAGCGTGATTAATACAGTCTATCAGCTGTTCTCTGATTTTCAGGATAATGATTCTCTTATTGAAACCGCGGATACTATTTTAATGATGCCAGATCTATTTCATTATCTGTTTACGGGTATTAAAGCAGCAGAAAGCACGATCTGGAGTACAAGCGGCTTAATGGATGCTGTCACGGGAGAACTCTCCCCTGAATTATTTAGTAGGCTTGGGATTCCGAGTCGTCTAGTTCCACATCAGGTTCATGCGGGAACGGTTATTGGATCTATCCTACCGGTTATTCAAGAGGAGCTTAGTGTAGGCCCGATGAAAGTGATAGCCGGTGCTTCACATGACACGGCTTCAGCAGTAGCTTCGATTCCTTATACTCGTAAGGATGAAGCAGCATTTATAAGCTGTGGTACGTGGTCGTTGGTTGGTATGGAGACACCTGAGCCGGTCATTTCAGATAAGAGCTATGAGTATGGTTTCACCAATGAACGTTGCTACGGTAATTCTAATCGTTTGCTAAAAAACACAACGGGACTATGGATATTGCAGGAGCTCCAAAGGAATTGGGCGACAGCAGGAGAGTATCTTAGTCAAAGTGAAATGGTTGAACTGGCCAAGACGATTAATCAAGCACCAGCGATCATTGACCCGAATGACCAGCTCTTCAGCACACCTGGTGTGATGATGCAGCGGATTAAGGAATATTGTGAGCGAACGGGGCAACAGACCCCTAATACGAAAGCTGAGATTATACGCGTTATCCTCGAGAGCCTTGCGCTATCATACTGTAGAACGATTGACGAAATGGAAGAGATCACTGGCAAGACAATTACTATCATTCATATGGTTGGCGGTGGGATTCAAAATGAACTATTATGCCAGCTCACCGCTGATGCTACGGGTAGAGAAGTCGTTGCAGGGCCTGTGGAGGCCAGTGGAATTGGCAATATCATTGTCCAACTGGCCGCCCTGGGGAAAATGGAAGTTTCCGAGGGGAAAGAGTTTGTGGCACGATCTTTTACTTTTAAGACATACCAGCCTTCATTGGTGAAGAACTATAAAAAATAG
- a CDS encoding class II aldolase/adducin family protein, which translates to MDTLEQKLRLQICDIGRNLFNKDFIAANDGNISARLSENEILTTPRAVSKGYLEPHMIVKVNLQGEVLEAAEGYRPSTETKMHLRIYNELPEMNGVVHAHPPYATAFAIKGEALDKMMMPESVIMIGDIPLAEYGTPSTEEIPDSLMPFLGKKTAVLLENHGALTWGTDVMEAYLNMERLEYTAKITFITRMIGGERELPQHRIDELVALRSFYGK; encoded by the coding sequence ATGGATACTTTGGAACAAAAATTACGTTTGCAGATTTGTGATATCGGCAGAAATCTGTTTAATAAAGATTTTATCGCCGCCAATGATGGGAATATTTCAGCACGGTTATCAGAGAATGAAATTCTTACTACCCCTAGAGCGGTGAGCAAGGGATATTTAGAGCCTCATATGATTGTAAAAGTGAATCTACAAGGTGAAGTTCTTGAAGCAGCCGAAGGATACAGACCCTCAACGGAAACAAAAATGCATTTGAGAATTTATAATGAGCTACCCGAGATGAACGGTGTGGTTCATGCACATCCCCCATATGCCACTGCTTTTGCCATTAAAGGTGAGGCGCTCGATAAAATGATGATGCCAGAATCGGTTATTATGATCGGGGATATTCCATTAGCGGAATACGGAACACCTTCGACGGAAGAGATTCCGGATTCATTGATGCCCTTCCTTGGTAAAAAAACAGCAGTCCTGCTCGAAAATCACGGCGCGCTTACTTGGGGAACGGATGTTATGGAAGCCTACTTGAACATGGAGAGACTCGAATATACAGCGAAGATTACGTTCATTACCCGTATGATTGGCGGGGAGAGAGAGCTGCCACAGCATCGGATTGATGAGCTGGTTGCTTTGAGATCTTTTTATGGGAAATAA
- the fucU gene encoding L-fucose mutarotase — protein MLKKIPKLLSPELVRVMMEMGHGDELVLADANYPGHSLNSKVLRYDGIGIPDLLDAILELLPLDHYVEHQVAFMAVVEGDPTVPVIWSTYESIIAKHDAEATIKYEERFDFYNRSKQSYAVVVTGEEALYGNIIIKKGVIKA, from the coding sequence ATGTTAAAAAAAATTCCTAAGTTATTATCTCCGGAACTGGTACGTGTGATGATGGAAATGGGTCATGGGGATGAACTTGTATTGGCGGATGCTAATTATCCAGGACACTCCTTGAACTCAAAAGTACTAAGATATGATGGCATTGGGATACCTGATCTATTGGATGCAATATTGGAACTGCTGCCACTTGATCATTATGTGGAACATCAGGTGGCGTTTATGGCTGTGGTTGAGGGAGATCCTACCGTGCCGGTTATCTGGTCCACATACGAGTCGATTATCGCCAAACATGACGCTGAAGCGACGATTAAATATGAGGAGCGGTTTGATTTCTACAATCGTTCTAAGCAAAGTTATGCTGTTGTAGTTACTGGTGAAGAAGCGCTCTATGGAAATATAATCATCAAAAAAGGTGTAATCAAGGCCTGA
- a CDS encoding AraC family transcriptional regulator has translation MEQELQPPFIIEQIKRTGPFNMDSDHYHDTYEIYYLLAGERSYYINNLIYTLRKGDLIFINKNELHRTTSKGSARHERILINFEEVFLQKTLANYELSFPFLTTQSLLLRPGVHEQGAIEYILFSMLKEQEEQRSQQIPYLQTLLIQLFIEMNRVQEISREPIAPESSEKQLKVYEIIDYLQAHYAEKLTLEQLSETFFISSTYLCRLFKQTTGFTIVEYLNYIRIKEAQRLLRNTNVKVTSIAEETGFDSIAHFGRVFKQIAKCSPLQYRKQNR, from the coding sequence ATGGAACAGGAACTTCAACCTCCATTTATCATTGAGCAAATAAAAAGGACCGGCCCATTCAACATGGATTCCGACCATTATCACGACACTTATGAGATTTATTATTTACTCGCGGGTGAACGCAGCTATTACATCAACAATCTGATTTACACCTTGCGCAAAGGTGATTTGATATTTATAAATAAGAACGAACTCCACCGTACTACTTCTAAGGGCTCAGCACGCCATGAGCGAATATTGATTAACTTTGAGGAAGTCTTTCTGCAAAAAACGTTGGCGAACTATGAACTGAGTTTTCCTTTCTTAACTACACAAAGCTTGCTTCTGCGTCCAGGAGTACATGAACAAGGAGCCATCGAATATATCCTTTTCTCCATGCTAAAAGAACAAGAAGAACAGCGATCACAGCAAATCCCCTATCTTCAGACACTGCTTATCCAATTATTTATTGAGATGAACAGAGTACAAGAAATAAGCCGCGAGCCCATCGCTCCTGAGAGCAGTGAGAAGCAGCTTAAAGTCTACGAAATTATCGATTATTTGCAGGCACATTACGCGGAAAAGCTTACATTAGAGCAGCTATCCGAAACTTTTTTCATCAGCAGTACCTATCTTTGTCGTTTATTCAAACAGACAACTGGGTTTACCATCGTTGAATATCTAAATTATATTCGTATCAAGGAAGCCCAGCGTCTACTTCGGAATACGAACGTTAAAGTTACGAGTATCGCCGAAGAAACTGGTTTTGACAGCATCGCCCACTTTGGGCGGGTGTTTAAGCAAATCGCGAAGTGCTCACCTCTACAATACCGCAAGCAGAATCGCTGA